The genome window GCTGACGAGGATTACTACTCCCAGCCCGGCGCCCTCTTCCGCCTCATGACCGACGAGAAGAAGCGGCTCCTGTTTGCCAACACGGCCCGCGCCATCGGTGACGCGCCGCGGGAGATCCTTCTTCGCCACATCGGGAATTGCCTCAAGGCCGACCAGGCCTATGGCAAGGGGGTGGCCGACGCCCTGGGCATCCCGTTGAGCGAAGTAACTGCCGGCTGATGCCCCGGGCTGGTGTGGCTGAAGTATTTACCGAGTATTTACCCTGTTCGCTGCCACGATGACCGCACCATGAACGTCCCGGCCGAACGGCATCGGGTTCCGCGCATCATTGCCGGCACGACCACCTACAAGAACCAGGAGGGATACCATTCATGAAACAATTGTCCGTATCGCTTGCCGTCCTCTGTGCAGTCGCAACCAGCCAGGCATTCGCCGCCGATGAACTGCAGCAGCGCGCCCGGGGCCTCTTCAAGCCGGTCCCGGCCAAGGCGCCCGCCCTGAAGGGCAACCCGGCGTCGCCGGTCAAGGTGGAACTCGGCAAGATGCTCTATTTCGACCCGCGGCTGTCCGCATCCCACCTCATCAGTTGCAACACCTGTCACAACGTGGGCCTGGGCGGCGGCGACCTCCAGGCAACGTCCACCGGTCACGGGTGGCAAAAAGGGCCGCGCAATGCGCCGACGGTTTTCAACTCGGTCTTCAATACCGCCCAGTTCTGGGACGGCAGGGCCAAGGACTTGGCAGAGCAGGCAAAAGGCCCGGTGCAGGCCTCGGTCGAGATGAACAACACGCCTGAGCAGGTGGTGAAGACGCTGAACAGCATCCCCGACTATGTCGGCCTGTTCAAAAAGGCATTCCCGGGAGAAAAGGACCCGGTGACCTTTGACAACATGGCAAAGGCCATTGAGGTGTTCGAGGCAACCCTGACCACGCCGGACTCCCCCTTCGACCAGTATCTCAAAGGGAAGAAAAAGGCCCTTGACGGAAAACAGGCCGCCGGCCTCAAGCTCTTCATCGACAGGGGATGCGTCGCCTGCCACGGAGGCGTCAACCTGGGCGGAACCGGCTATTTCCCGTTCGGCGTCGTGGAAAAGCCGGCCGAAAACATTCTGCCCCTCGCCGACA of Geobacter anodireducens contains these proteins:
- a CDS encoding cytochrome C peroxidase gives rise to the protein MKQLSVSLAVLCAVATSQAFAADELQQRARGLFKPVPAKAPALKGNPASPVKVELGKMLYFDPRLSASHLISCNTCHNVGLGGGDLQATSTGHGWQKGPRNAPTVFNSVFNTAQFWDGRAKDLAEQAKGPVQASVEMNNTPEQVVKTLNSIPDYVGLFKKAFPGEKDPVTFDNMAKAIEVFEATLTTPDSPFDQYLKGKKKALDGKQAAGLKLFIDRGCVACHGGVNLGGTGYFPFGVVEKPAENILPLADKGRFAVTNTARDEYVFRAPSLRNVAITYPYFHSGVVWSLKEAVAVMGSAQFGIKLNDDETEAIAAFLCSLTGKQPKVVYPIMPASTDATPRPRL